A genomic segment from Corylus avellana chromosome ca5, CavTom2PMs-1.0 encodes:
- the LOC132180618 gene encoding receptor-like protein 33, with protein sequence MYNASIETLSAILLSDNSLIGFEQSPIVLPWSKLEVLLLERNRLQGSLPIPQSSIKIYQVQWNLIREMSPLICSLSSLRILDLSYNNLSGMLHPCLVNFNSLLFLKLRRNNFSGTIPNTWAKGSKLSLIDLSENQFQGQLPRSMANCTLLEYLHVGNNQMNDTFPFWLGTLSQLKVLVLRSNGFHGRIKSPETNYTFPELHILDLSHNSFSGNMPAEYFLHWNAMKVVGEKRSKYMDLSFGGYGSASNVQYTIKMTNKGVDLEYEKLQNALTVIDFSSNRFRGEIPELVGSLEGLHLLNFSNNVLTGHIPSSLGNLADIESMDLSQNNLLGEIPQQLVQLFFLASFNVSNNRLTGPIPHGNQFDTFQNSSFGGNVGLCGNPLSKKCGGYKYTPTSPSPFEESQNSGSPFEFGWKVVVIGYGCGFVIGVVIGQILITRKYDWFVKIFGRM encoded by the coding sequence ATGTATAATGCAAGTATAGAAACTCTTTCAGCTATATTACTTTCTGACAATTCTCTAATAGGCTTTGAACAATCTCCAATTGTTCTCCCATGGTCTAAGTTAGAAGTTTTATTACTTGAACGTAATAGGCTGCAAGGATCACTCCCCATTCCACAATCATCTATCAAGATTTATCAAGTCCAGTGGAACTTGATAAGAGAAATGTCGCCATTGATTTGCAGTTTGAGTTCACTTCGTATACTTGATTTATCGTATAACAACTTGTCTGGTATGCTTCATCCGTGTTTAGTAAACTTCAATTCTTTGTTATTTCTTAAACTGCGAAGAAACAACTTCAGTGGTACCATCCCAAATACATGGGCAAAGGGAAGCAAGTTAAGCTTGATTGACTTAAGTGAGAACCAATTCCAAGGTCAGCTACCAAGATCCATGGCAAACTGTACGCTGCTAGAATATCTTCATGTTGGTAACAATCAAATGAATGACACATTTCCCTTCTGGTTGGGAACTCTTTCTCAGTTGAAGGTTCTTGTCCTTCGTTCTAATGGATTTCATGGTCGAATAAAGAGTCCTGAAACCAATTATACATTCCCCGAGTTGCATATCCTTGATCTCTCTCATAATAGTTTCTCTGGAAATATGCCTGCGGAGTATTTCCTACATTGGAATGCCATGAAAGTTGTTGGTGAAAAAAGGTCGAAATacatggatttatcttttggtGGATACGGGTCGGCTTCAAATGTCCAATACacaattaaaatgacaaacaaAGGCGTAGATTTGGAGTACGAGAAACTCCAAAATGCGCTCACGGTCATTGATTTCTCAAGCAATAGATTTAGAGGAGAAATTCCAGAACTTGTGGGGAGTCTTGAAGGACTTCATTTGTTAAATTTTTCCAATAATGTTCTCACTGGTCATATCCCATCATCTTTAGGGAACTTGGCGGATATAGAATCAATGGACCTTTCCCAAAACAATTTGCTTGGAGAGATACCTCAACAACTAGTACAACTCTTTTTCCTTGCATCCTTTAATGTTTCCAACAATCGTCTCACAGGACCTATACCACATGGAAATCAATTTGACACATTTCAGAATAGTTCATTTGGGGGTAATGTAGGACTGTGTGGGAACCCTTTATCAAAGAAATGTGGAGGTTACAAGTACACTCCAACCTCACCTTCTCCCTTTGAAGAGAGTCAAAACTCAGGGTCCccatttgaatttggttggaaAGTAGTTGTCATAGGGTATGGATGTGGATTTGTAATAGGAGTTGTTATTGGGCAAATTCTGATTACAAGGAAATATGATTGGTTTGTGAAGATTTTTGGAAGGATGTAG
- the LOC132180615 gene encoding receptor-like protein 7: MDTYLYRFIFVRFLFLLSILFLVLLIASLSSLQPLCHDDERSALLQFKDSFILNKSASADPSGYPKDVASWSLEGGNSDCCSWDGVDCNEDTGHVIGLDLSSSFLYGSIYSSNSLFRLLQLQRLNLADNDFNDSQIPFKIGNFLRLTYLNLSYSLFSGQIPSELSHLNKLSSIDLTLNYGLYTLSEFRSLVQNFTTLEELLLSDINFSSSIPESLVNLSSLTTLHLENCELHGEFPTRIFQLPNLRDLRIGWNPNLTGHLPEFHLGNPLQVLSIRRTTFFASVRSIPPSLSNLTQLTYLDLSRNNLTGHIPSSVFANLTQLTLLDLSYNKLSGTMEFDMFHKIKSLSVLRLSSNNLTLLPPSLSNLTQLTYLDLSRNTLTGHIPSSVFANLTQLTFLDLSYNKLSGTLEFDMFLKIKSLSVLRLSSNNLTLLTKANSNDTHPQFHTLELASCNLRKFPDFLHSQNKLSWLNLGGNNLDGLTITSCKDHSQFHHHLSSIIEFKGT, from the exons ATGGATACCTATTTGTATCGCTTCATATTCGTGcgcttcctttttcttctctcaataTTGTTCCTTGTTTTACTCATTGCCTCTTTGTCTTCTTTGCAGCCACTTTGTCATGATGATGAGAGATCTGCCTTGTTGCAATTCAAGGATAGCTTTATCCTAAACAAGTCTGCTTCTGCTGATCCTTCTGGGTATCCTAAGGATGTTGCATCATGGAGTCTAGAAGGAGGGAATAGTGATTGCTGCTCATGGGATGGGGTTGATTGCAATGAGGACACGGGTCATGTGATTGGCCTTGACCTCAGTAGCAGCTTTCTCTATGGTTCTATTTATTCCAGCAACAGCCTCTTCCGCCTTCTTCAACTTCAAAGGCTTAATCTTGCTGATAATGACTTCAACGACTCTCAAATCCCATTCAAAATTGGCAATTTTTTGAGGTTAACCTATCTGAACCTCTCCTACTCTTTGTTTTCTGGACAAATCCCCTCAGAGCTCTCACATCTCAACAAGCTGTCTTCCATCGATCTGACTCTTAATTATGGTTTATATACTCTAAGTGAATTCAGAAGTCTAGTTCAAAACTTCACTACCCTGGAAGAGCTTTTACTCTCTGACATCAATTTCTCGTCCTCTATACCTGAAAGTTTGGTAAATTTATCTTCTTTGACAACACTACATctagaaaattgtgaattgcatGGGGAATTCCCAACAAGAATTTTTCAGCTACCAAACCTACGGGATCTTAGGATAGGATGGAATCCGAATCTCACTGGTCATTTGCCTGAATTTCACCTAGGCAATCCCCTTCAGGTGCTAAGTATCAGACGAACAACTTTTTTTGCTTCAGTTAGATCTATCCCACCTTCATTGAGTAATCTCACCCAACTCACTTACTTAGATCTTTCAAGAAACAATCTTACAGGCCACATCCCTTCTTCCGTCTTTGCTAACCTCACTCAACTAACTCTTCTGGATCTTTCATACAATAAATTGAGTGGGACAATGGAGTTTGACATGTTTCATAAGATCAAAAGTTTAAGTGTGCTTAGGCTATCATCCAACAATTTGACATTGCTCCCACCTTCATTGAGTAATCTCACCCAACTCACTTACCTGGATCTGTCAAGAAACACTCTTACAGGCCACATCCCTTCTTCCGTCTTTGCTAACCTCACTCAACTAACTTTTCTGGACCTTTCATACAATAAATTGAGTGGGACATTGGAGTTTGACATGTTTCTTAAGATCAAAAGTTTAAGTGTGCTTAGGCTATCATCCAATAATTTGACATTGCTAACCAAGGCCAACTCAAATGATACTCATCCACAGTTTCACACTCTAGAATTGGCTTCTTGCAACTTACGGAAGTTCCCAGATTTCTTACACAGCCAAAACAAATTGAGTTGGCTCAATCTAGGAGGCAACAATCTTGATGGCCTA ACAATAACAAGCTGCAAGGATCACTCCCAATTCCACCACCATCTATCCAGTATTATCGAGTTCAAAGGAACTTGA
- the LOC132183295 gene encoding receptor-like protein Cf-9 homolog: MSPLICNLSSLYYLDLSYNNLSGMLHSCLGNSSSLEILQLRSNNFRGTIPKTWAKRSSLWMIDLSENQLQGQLPRSMANCMMLRYLNVSNNQINGTFPSGLVCNLSSLEVLDLSYNNLSGKLHPCLGNFSPPLSILQLRSNSFHGTIPKTWAMGNNLTVIDLSENQVQGQLPRSMANCLMLEYLHVGNNQINDTFPFWLGILSRLKVLVLRSNAFQGSIKSFEINDTFPELHIIDLSQNNFSGNLPTEYFRHWNAMKVVGANELKYMEVNSRRDGFGSSIQCTITISYKGITLKYEKILDVFRVIDLSGNRFDGEIPELVGSLKGLHSLNLSNNALIGHIPPSLGNLTNLESMDLSQNKLFGEIPAQLTQLFSLEYFNVSNNRLTGAIPRGNQFDTFQKNSFGGNPRLCGSPLSKKCGDFNYTPTPPYPFEENQCSSSPFEFGWKVVAIGYGCGFVIGVVIGKIVITRKYGLFVKIFGKM; encoded by the coding sequence ATGTCACCGTTGATTTGCAATCTCAGTTCACTTTATTACCTTGATTTGTCCTATAACAACTTGAGTGGCATGCTTCACTCATGTTTAGGAAACTCCAGTTCTTTGGAAATACTTCAACTTCGAAGCAACAACTTCCGTGGCACCATCCCAAAAACATGGGCAAAGCGAAGCAGCTTATGGATGATTGATTTAAGTGAAAACCAATTACAAGGTCAGCTTCCCAGATCAATGGCTAACTGTATGATGCTACGATATCTTAATGTTAGTAACAATCAGATCAATGGCACCTTTCCCTCCGGGTTGGTTTGCAATCTGAGTTCACTTGAAGTACTTGATTTGTCCTATAACAACTTGAGTGGAAAGCTTCATCCATGTTTAGGAAACTTCAGTCCTCCTTTGTCAATACTTCAACTACGAAGCAACAGCTTTCATGGCACCATCCCAAAAACATGGGCAATGGGGAACAACTTAACGGTGATTGACTTAAGTGAAAACCAAGTCCAAGGTCAGTTACCAAGATCCATGGCCAACTGTCTGATGCTTGAGTATCTTCATGTTGGTAACAATCAGATCAATGATACCTTTCCCTTTTGGTTGGGAATTCTTTCTCGGTTGAAGGTTCTTGTCCTCCGTTCTAATGCATTCCAAGGTTCAATAAAGAGTTTTGAAATCAACGATACATTCCCTGAGTTGCATATCATTGATCTCTCTCAAAATAATTTCTCTGGAAATTTGCCCACAGAGTATTTCCGACATTGGAATGCCATGAAAGTTGTTGGTGCAAATGAATTGAAATACATGGAGGTGAATTCTAGAAGAGATGGGTTTGGTAGCTCTATCCAATGCACAATCACAATTTCATACAAAGGCATAACgttgaaatatgagaaaatcCTAGATGTGTTTAGGGTCATTGATCTCTCAGGCAATAGATTTGATGGCGAAATTCCAGAACTTGTGGGGAGTCTTAAAGGACTTCATTCGCTAAATCTATCCAATAATGCACTCATTGGTCATATCCCACCATCTTTAGGGAACTTGACAAACCTAGAATCAATGGACCTTTCCCAAAACAAGTTATTTGGAGAGATACCAGCACAATTAACCCAACTCTTTTCTCTTGAATATTTCAATGTCTCCAACAACCGTCTCACAGGAGCTATACCACGTGGAAATCAATTCGACACATTTCAAAAGAATTCATTTGGAGGTAATCCAAGATTGTGTGGAAGCCCGCTATCAAAGAAATGTGGAGATTTCAATTACACTCCAACTCCACCTTATCCCTTCGAAGAGAATCAATGCTCCTCATCTCCATTTGAATTTGGGTGGAAAGTGGTTGCCATAGGGTATGGATGTGGATTTGTTATAGGAGTTGTTATTGGGAAAATTGTTATTACAAGGAAGTATGGTTTGTTTGTGAAGATTTTTGGAAAGATGTag
- the LOC132180617 gene encoding receptor-like protein 7 produces the protein MVDNYLYQFIFIHFLFLLSLFFVLLTVSLSSQQPLCLEDEKSALLQFKDGFIIDCSASFDPSAYPKVASWALKEGSNDCCSWDGVECNEDKGHVIGLDLSSSCLCGSINSTSGLFRLLHLQRLNFADNDFYGSQIPFGVGNLSRLTYLNLSDSFFSGQMPKSLANLSSLATLDLQYSLLHGEVPAEIFFLPNLQFLSVAYNENLIGHLPEFHSNSSLKVLTLRDTRFYGKLPASIGKLISLYFLDFRKCLFSGSIPPSLSNLTQLTDLDLSENNLTGHIPSSLLTSMTQLIYLDLSFNKLVGVLEFDMFLKMKSLSALILSSNNLTLLTKANSNDTLPQFHTLGPLRKFIWTFTEVSRFLT, from the coding sequence ATGGTGGACAACTATTTGTATCAGTTCATATTCATacacttcctttttcttctctcgTTGTTCTTTGTTTTACTCACTGTTTCTCTGTCTTCTCAGCAGCCACTTTGTCTCGAAGATGAGAAATCAGCCTTGTTGCAATTCAAGGATGGTTTTATCATTGACTGCTCTGCTTCTTTTGATCCTTCTGCTTATCCTAAGGTTGCATCATGGGCTCTAAAAGAAGGGAGCAATGATTGCTGCTCATGGGATGGGGTTGAGTGCAATGAGGACAAAGGTCATGTGATCGGCCTTGATCTCAGTAGCAGCTGTCTCTGTGGTTCTATCAACTCTACCAGCGGCCTCTTCCgccttcttcatcttcaaagGCTTAATTTTGCTGATAATGACTTCTACGGCTCTCAAATCCCATTTGGAGTTGGCAATCTTTCGAGGTTAACCTATCTCAACCTTTCTGATTCCTTTTTTTCTGGACAAATGCCTAAAAGCCTGGCAAATTTATCTTCTTTGGCAACTTTGGATCTACAATACTCCTTGTTACATGGAGAAGTTCCAGccgaaattttttttctaccaaATCTACAGTTTCTTAGTGTAGCATACAATGAAAATCTCATTGGTCATTTGCCCGAATTTCACTCCAACAGTTCTCTTAAGGTTTTAACACTCAGGGACACCCGTTTTTATGGTAAACTACCAGCTtcaattggaaagctaatttctttatattttttagattttcggAAATGCCTTTTCTCTGGATCTATCCCACCTTCACTGAGTAATCTCACTCAACTCACTGATCTGGATCTGTCAGAGAACAATCTTACAGGTCACATCCCTTCTTCCTTGTTAACTAGCATGACTCAACTAATTTATCTGGACCTCTCATTTAATAAATTGGTTGGGGTGCTAGAGTTTGACATGTTTCTTAAGATGAAAAGTTTAAGTGCGCTTATTCTATCATCCAACAATTTGACATTGTTGACCAAGGCCAATTCAAATGATACTCTTCCACAGTTTCACACTCTAGGACCTTTACGGAAGTTTATCTGGACCTTTACGGAAGTTTCCAGATTTCTTACGTAA
- the LOC132180619 gene encoding receptor-like protein 7, producing MDTYLYRSKLFLLSILFLVLLTASLSSLQPLCHDDERSTLLQFKDSFILNKSAFVSAYPSAYPKVASWSLEGGNSDCCSWDGVDCNEDTGHVIGLDLSSSFLYGSINSNNSLFHLLQLQRLNLADNHFNDSQIPFGIGNLLRLTYLNLSYSVFSGKIPLELSHLNKLSSIDLSLNYGLYTLSDLRSLVQNFTTLEELLLPNINFSSSIPESLANLSSLATLDLEYCELHGEFPTRIFQLPNLRDLKIRGNPNLTGHLPEFHLGNPLKVLSITQTSFFDSVRSIPLSLSNLTQLTYLDLSRNTLTGHISSSFFANLTQLTFLDLSYNKLGGTLEFDMFLKIKSLSVLRLSSNNLTLLTKANSNDTLPQFHTLGLGSCKLRKFPDFLRSQNKLSWLDLGGNNLEGLVPRWMYNASRESLHTIILSNNFLIGFEQSLVVLPWSNLTSLSLDNNRLQGSLPIPPPSIRVYQVQRNLIREMSPLICNLSSLYYLDLSYNNLSGMLHPCLGNFSSHLSVLQLRSNNFRGTIPKTWAKRSRLSKIDLSENQLQGQLPRSMANCMMLEYLNVSNNQINGAFPSWLVCNLSSLEVLDLSYNNLSGKLHPCLGNLSSPLSVLQLRSNNIRGTIPKTWAMGNNLTMIDLSQNQFQGQLPRSMANCLMLEYLHVGNNQIIDTFPFWLGTLSRLKVLVLRSNAFQGSIKSFEINDTFTELHIIDLSRNNFSGNLPTEYFRHWNAMNVVGANELKYMEVNSRRDGFGSSIQCTITITNKGTTLKYEKILDVFRVIDLSGNRFDGDIPELVGSLKGLHSLNLSNNALTGYILPSLGNLTNLESMDLSQNKLFGEIPAQLTQLFSLEYFNVSNNRLTGAIPRGSQFYTFQSNSFGGNPGLCGSPLSKKCGDFNYTPTPPYPFEENQSSSSPFEFGWKVVAIGYGCGFVIGVVIGKIVITRKYGWFVKIFGKM from the coding sequence ATGGATACCTATTTGTATCGCTCCaaactttttcttctctcaataTTGTTCCTAGTTTTACTCACTGCCTCTTTGTCTTCTCTGCAGCCACTTTGTCATGATGATGAAAGATCTACCTTGTTGCAATTCAAGGATAGCTTTATCCTAAACAAGTCTGCTTTTGTTTCTGCTTATCCTTCTGCATATCCTAAGGTTGCATCATGGAGTCTAGAAGGAGGGAATAGTGATTGCTGCTCATGGGACGGGGTTGATTGCAATGAGGACACAGGTCATGTGATTGGCCTTGACCTCAGTAGCAGCTTTCTCTATGGTTCTATTAATTCCAACAATAGCCTCTTCCACCTTCTTCAACTTCAAAGGCTTAATCTTGCTGATAATCACTTCAACGACTCTCAAATCCCATTTGGAATTGGCAATCTTTTGAGGTTAACCTATCTGAACCTCTCCTACTCTGTGTTTTCTGGAAAAATCCCCTTAGAGCTTTCACATCTCAACAAATTGTCTTCCATCGATCTATCTCTTAATTATGGTTTATATACTCTAAGTGACTTGAGAAGTCTAGTTCAAAACTTCACTACCTTAGAAGAGCTTTTACTCCCTAACATCAATTTCTCGTCCTCTATTCCTGAAAGTTTGGCAAATTTATCATCTTTGGCAACTCTAGATCTAGAATATTGTGAATTGCATGGGGAATTCCCAACAAGAATTTTTCAGCTACCAAACCTACGGGATCTTAAGATaagagggaatccaaatctCACTGGTCATTTGCCTGAATTTCACCTAGGCAATCCCCTTAAGGTGCTAAGTATTACACAAACAAGTTTCTTTGATTCAGTTAGATCTATCCCACTTTCATTGAGTAATCTCACCCAACTCACTTATCTAGATCTGTCAAGAAACACTCTTACAGGCCAcatctcttcttccttctttgcTAACCTCACTCAACTAACTTTTCTGGACCTTTCATACAATAAATTGGGTGGGACATTGGAGTTTGACATGTTTCTTAAGATCAAAAGTTTAAGTGTGCTTAGGCTATCGTCCAACAATTTGACATTGCTAACCAAGGCCAATTCAAATGATACTCTTCCACAGTTTCACACTCTAGGATTGGGTTCTTGCAAATTACGAAAGTTCCCAGATTTCTTACGCAGCCAAAACAAGTTGAGTTGGCTAGATCTAGGAGGCAACAATCTTGAAGGCCTAGTACCTAGATGGATGTATAATGCAAGTAGAGAATCTCTTCATACTATAATCCTTTCTAACAATTTTCTAATAGGCTTTGAACAATCTTTGGTTGTTCTCCCATGGTCTAATCTAACTTCTTTATCTCTAGACAATAACAGGCTGCAAGGATCACTCCCAATTCCACCACCATCTATCCGGGTGTATCAAGTTCAAAGGAACTTGATAAGAGAAATGTCACCGTTGATTTGCAATCTCAGTTCACTTTATTACCTTGATTTGTCCTATAACAACTTGAGTGGCATGCTTCACCCATGTTTAGGAAACTTCAGTTCTCATTTGTCAGTACTTCAACTACGAAGCAACAACTTCCGTGGCACCATCCCAAAGACGTGGGCAAAGCGAAGCAGGTTAAGTAAGATTGATTTAAGTGAAAACCAATTACAAGGTCAGCTACCCAGATCAATGGCTAATTGTATGATGCTAGAGTATCTTAATGTTAGTAACAATCAGATCAATGGCGCCTTTCCCTCCTGGTTGGTTTGCAATCTGAGTTCACTTGAAGTACTTGATTTGTCCTATAACAACTTGAGTGGAAAGCTTCATCCATGTTTAGGAAACTTAAGTTCTCCTTTGTCAGTACTTCAACTACGAAGCAACAACATTCGTGGCACGATCCCAAAAACATGGGCAATGGGGAACAACTTAACGATGATTGACTTAAGtcaaaaccaattccaaggTCAGTTACCAAGATCCATGGCCAACTGTCTAATGCTTGAGTATCTTCATGTTGGTAACAATCAGATCATTGATACCTTTCCCTTTTGGTTGGGAACTCTTTCTCGGTTGAAGGTTCTCGTTCTCCGTTCTAATGCGTTCCAAGGTTCAATAAAGAGTTTTGAAATCAACGATACATTCACTGAGTTGCATATCATTGATCTCTCTCGAAATAATTTCTCTGGAAATTTGCCCACAGAGTATTTCCGACATTGGAATGCCATGAACGTTGTTGGTGCAAATGAATTGAAATACATGGAGGTGAATTCTAGAAGAGACGGGTTTGGTAGCTCTATCCAATGCACAATCACAATTACAAACAAAGGCACAACGTTGAAGTATGAGAAAATCTTAGATGTGTTTAGGGTCATTGATCTCTCAGGTAATAGATTTGATGGCGACATTCCAGAACTTGTGGGGAGTCTTAAAGGACTTCATTCGCTAAATCTATCCAATAATGCTCTCACTGGTTATATCCTACCATCTTTAGGGAACTTGACAAACCTAGAATCAATGGACCTTTCCCAAAACAAGTTATTTGGAGAGATACCTGCACAATTAACCCAACTCTTTTCTCTTGAATATTTCAATGTCTCCAACAACCGTCTCACAGGAGCTATACCACGTGGAAGTCAATTCTACACATTTCAATCTAATTCATTTGGAGGTAATCCAGGATTGTGTGGAAGCCCGCTATCAAAGAAATGTGGAGATTTCAATTACACTCCAACTCCACCTTATCCCTTCGAAGAGAATCAAAGCTCCTCGTCTCCATTTGAATTTGGGTGGAAAGTAGTTGCCATAGGATATGGATGTGGATTTGTTATAGGAGTTGTTATTGGGAAAATTGTTATTACAAGGAAGTATGGTTGGTTTGTGAAGATTTTTGGAAAGATGTag